TGAACGCCGACGGGAGCTTGGACTTAGCATTCAATCCTGGATCTGGAGCAGATGCCCCGATACTCAAATTGGTTTTGCAACCCGATGGGGGCGTGGTCATTGCAGGGGAATTCACAAACTTCAATGCGACACCACGAGGCCGCATCGCCCGACTTCTCGTGAATGGGGCGTTGGATACAAGCTTCGATCCCGGATCCGGGGCCAATAACATCATTCGCTCGATCGCATTGCAAGCAGATGGAAAGGTGGTGATGGGCGGGGAGTTTGCGACGTACAACGGGACAGGACGAAGTCGCATTGCTCGTTGTAACACGGATGGCAGTCTGGACTCGAGCTTCGATCCAGGTACGGGGCTCGCCTATGCTGGAATTTACACACCGAACGTACAGTCGATCAGTATTCAAACAGATGGCAAGATCCTGTTCGCAGGTCAGTTCACCGGATACAACGGCACTACGCGAATGCGAATAGCCCGCGTAGATGCGAATGGGGGGCTTGACGCGAGCTTTGATCCAGGCTTGGGAACGAATAGAACACTTTACTCAACTGCGGTCCAAGCTGATGGCAAGATCCTTATTGGCGGCGACTTTATTACCTATAACGGCACACCCCGTAAAATGGTAACCCGCTTGAATGCGAATGGAACTCTGGACGCAGGCTTCGGGAATGCAACTGGCGCCGATGATTATGTACTATCGATCGCCGTTCGAACCAATGGAGAGATCTTTATTGGTGGCTATTTCCGATCTTACAATTCAACTGGTCCTAGCGGTATCGCCAAATTAAACGCAGATGGCAGCCTTAATGGAACTTTTAATCCTGGGAATGCTGCAAATGGCCTGATCTATACTTCAGCAATACAACCTAATGGCAAGATCCTAATTGGAGGTCTTTTTACAAGTTATCAAGGTTATAGTCGGAATAGGATCTCACGCTTGAACGCAAATGGCACGTTGGATACAAGCTTCGACCCAGGTACCGGCATCCCAACCAATTGGGTAAACGATATAGTTGTTCAGCCCGATGGAAAGATCATACTTGCCGGGAATTTTGACATGTATAATGGCATAGCCTGCAATAACATAATTAGAATTAATACGGACGGAAGTTTAGATCCAGGATTCACACCAGGCACGGGACCTGGATCTTCTGCATTATGCGCTGCACTGCAAACGGACGGTAGATCCTGCTCGGTGGTTTATTTGGAACATACAATGGCGGCACGCGACGTGGCTTGGTACGATTGAACCCGAACGGTACACTTGACAGCACCTTTGACCAGGGAGTGGGAATCAATTCTGCCGGGTGGGTGAGAACGCTAAGTATACAGACCGATGGGCGGATCTTGGTCGGAGGGTTGTTCAGTAGTTACAACGGAACAAGCCGGATCAACTTGGCCCGGTTGAACATGAACGGTTCTTTGGATAGCAGTTTCGATCCAGGCACATCAACTAGTAGTGTTGTAATGTCGACCGTTTTACTAGCTGATGGCAGATTCTTAATTGGAGGTGGAATTACCAGTTATAATGGAACACCAACTGGAAACCTTGTGCGTGTGAACAGCAACGGAAGTTTGGATCTAAGTTTTGCGATCGGTACAGGTGCCAACGCAGTAGTAAATTCCATTGGTCTTCAACCAGATGGAAGAATTGTTATTGGTGGAAATTTCACAAGTATTAATGGTTTGTCGCGTAGCCGAATTGCTCGGTTGTTCGCTGACGGTTCCGTGGACCCTAATTTCAATTCAAGTCCGGGGAGTAATGCCGCAATTCGAAAAGTAAACTTACAACCCGATGGAAAGATCCTGATCAGCGGTGATCTCACCTCCTTCAACGGCACCGGCCGCAACCGTATAGCTCGTCTGCACGGTACTTCCACAATGCCATCCATAGCAACATCTGTCTTCCTGGATGGCCCATACACCAGTAGTTCGATGAACGATGCCCTACGCACCCTACCCTCCTTCCCGCTCACGGAACCATTCACCACAATGGGTTACAGCAGACCAGTGTTCAACCCAGGAGCAACTATCGGTTCCAACGTTCTATCTGCCACCGGCAACAACGCCATCGTCGATTGGGTAATCGTGGAAATGCGCCCAGCCACTTCGCCGAGTACGGTAGCCGCAAGCCGCGCGGTACTCCTTCAACGCGATGGTGATGTCGTGGACCTCGATGGAGTTAGTACTGTGGGCTTCTCAGGACTTGCCGCAGGTAATTATTG
This genomic window from Flavobacteriales bacterium contains:
- a CDS encoding delta-60 repeat domain-containing protein; this encodes MGINSAGWVRTLSIQTDGRILVGGLFSSYNGTSRINLARLNMNGSLDSSFDPGTSTSSVVMSTVLLADGRFLIGGGITSYNGTPTGNLVRVNSNGSLDLSFAIGTGANAVVNSIGLQPDGRIVIGGNFTSINGLSRSRIARLFADGSVDPNFNSSPGSNAAIRKVNLQPDGKILISGDLTSFNGTGRNRIARLHGTSTMPSIATSVFLDGPYTSSSMNDALRTLPSFPLTEPFTTMGYSRPVFNPGATIGSNVLSATGNNAIVDWVIVEMRPATSPSTVAASRAVLLQRDGDVVDLDGVSTVGFSGLAAGNYCVAVLSRNHLPVMLSPSTPVAFGGAVANVDFTHPTTQVYDNDSRTNVGGTMTVVTGDVNFNGTVQYTGTNNDRDLILQRIGGVVPTNSVTGYWAEDVNMDGVVRYTGTGNDRDRILQSIGGTTPTATVAAPLP
- a CDS encoding delta-60 repeat domain-containing protein — its product is MIRAKLLFTKICLAAFSISGAAQDGALDPTFNVGDAGFSRGDGTGGVNVVVPLSDGKVLIGGSGTFYNGEPFGRIGRVNVDGLLDAGFITGTGADNIIRTMALRPDGKILIAGDFTSYNGVARNRIARLNADGSLDLAFNPGSGADAPILKLVLQPDGGVVIAGEFTNFNATPRGRIARLLVNGALDTSFDPGSGANNIIRSIALQADGKVVMGGEFATYNGTGRSRIARCNTDGSLDSSFDPGTGLAYAGIYTPNVQSISIQTDGKILFAGQFTGYNGTTRMRIARVDANGGLDASFDPGLGTNRTLYSTAVQADGKILIGGDFITYNGTPRKMVTRLNANGTLDAGFGNATGADDYVLSIAVRTNGEIFIGGYFRSYNSTGPSGIAKLNADGSLNGTFNPGNAANGLIYTSAIQPNGKILIGGLFTSYQGYSRNRISRLNANGTLDTSFDPGTGIPTNWVNDIVVQPDGKIILAGNFDMYNGIACNNIIRINTDGSLDPGFTPGTGPGSSALCAALQTDGRSCSVVYLEHTMAARDVAWYD